CGCCCGAACGCGATTTCTGACCCTTGTGTCCGCGCCCTGCGGTTTTGCCCAAGCCGCTGCCGATGCCGCGGCCGACGCGACGCCGTGGCCGCGCACTGCCGCCAGCCGGTTTCAGTTGGTTCAAGCGCATTCAGGCCTCTGCTTTAACGAGGTAACGAACCTTGTTGATCATGCCGCGCACTTCCGGCGTATCGGCTATTTCAACCGTATGGTTCAAGCGGCGCAGGCCCAAGCCGCGAACACAGGCACGATGCGACTCGATCGTCCCGATTACACTCTTGACCAAGGTGACTTTCACCGTTTTACTGGAACTCTTTTCCACGTCTAACCTGTTATCTCTTCTATTGTCTTACCGCGCTTGGCAGCGATATCGGACGGCGTGTTCATGGCGACAAGGCCATTCAGTGTCGCGCGAACAACGTTGTAGGGATTGGTCGAGCCGAGGCATTTCGCCAGAACATCGTGCATGCCCATGACTTCGAAAATCGCACGCATGGGACCGCCTGCGATGATCCCGGTTCCTTCCGACGCGGGCTGCATATAGACGCTGGCTGCGCCATGCCGGCCAATAACGGCATGGTGTAACGTGCCATTCTTCAGACTGACCTTGACCATTTTGCGGCGCGCTTCGTCCATCGCCTTCTGCACTGCTACAGGCACTTCACGCGCTTTGCCCTTGCCCATGCCGACGCCGCCATCGCCATCGCCGACGACTGTCAGCGCGGCGAAACCAAGAATGCGGCCGCCTTTCACGACTTTCGTAACGCGATTGATCGCGACCATTTTTTCGCGCAACCCGTCGCTGCGCTCTTCCTGCTGAAATTTTGCCATCGTCAGTCCTGGTAGTGGGCGTTAGAATTTCAGCCCGTGTTCGCGCGCGGCTTCCGCCAATGCCTTGACGCGGCCGTGATATTTGAAGCCGCCACGGTCGAAAGCGACCGACTCAACGCCCTTTTGCTTCGCGCGTTCGGCAATCCGTTTTCCGACTTCCGCGGCCGCCTCAATGCTGCCGCCTTTGGATGAGCGCATGTCGGCCTCGACGCTAGAAGCGCTTGCCAAAACATGTGCTGCTACACCATCTATCACTTGCGCGTAGATATGATTGTTTGAGCGGTATACAGAAAGCCGCAACGCCTTCAGTTCAGCGATGCGCGCGCGCGTTTTCGCTGCACGCCGCTGACGGCCGATAGCTTTGTTCATTTTCTAAGGTCCTTGCTGATCCGTATTACTTCTTCTTCGTTTCCTTCAACGCGACGACCTCGTCGGCGTAGCGGACGCCCTTGCCTTTATATGGCTCGGGTTTGCGGTAAGCGCGCACTTCGGCTGCAGTCTGGCCTACGCGCTGCTTGTCGATGCCCTTGATGATGATTTCGGTCTGGCTCGGCGTCTCGATCTTGATGCCATTCGGAACCTTATATGCGATGGGATGCGAGAAACCCAGACTCAAATTCAGCGTGTCGCCACTTGCCTGGGCGCGATAACCGACTCCGACCAGCGTCAATTTTTTAACGAAGCCCTCGGTCACACCGCGGACCATATTCGCGGTCAATGCGCGCAACGTGCCCGACATGGCGATTGCATGCAGGGATTCCTTGACGACCTTGAAGCGCAAGGTGTCGCCTTCGCGCTCGATCGCAACGTCGGGCCCCAGCGTTTGCTTGAGGACGCCGAGTGGTCCCTTCACCAAGATTTCCGATGCCGATGTCGTGACTTCCACCGCGGCTGGCACGGTTACCGGGTTGTTCGCAACTCTGGACATGTTTGATCTAAATCTCTATTAGGCGACGACGCACAATATCTCGCCGCCGATGTTCTGACTGCGCGCCATTCTATCGGTCATTACGCCCTTCGATGTTGAAACCACGGCGATGCCCAAACCGTTCATTACGCGCGGAATTTCCCCGGAAGTCTTGTAGATGCGAAGCCCTGGCCGGCTGATGCGTTCGATTTTTTCGATGACGGGCTGTCCGGCGTAGTACTTCAGCGCGATTTCGAGCGTCGGCTTGGCGCCATTTTCGCGAACCGCGAAATCCTCGATGTAGCCTTCTTCCTTCAAAACCTTCGCGATTGCGGATTTCAATCGGCTTGAAGGCATCGCTACCGATACTTTTTCCGCCTGCTGCGCGTTGCGGATGCGGGTCAACATATCGGCAATCGGGTCGCTCATACTCATTACGTTTCTCCTGCCTACCAGCTGGCCTTGATAACACCCGGGACTTCACCATTGAGCGCAAGCTCGCGCAATTTGTTGCGGCCGAGACCGAAGCGACGATAAACGCCGCGCGGCCGACCCGTCAGCGCGCAGCGATTGCGCAAGCGCACCGGGCTGCTGTTGCGCGGCAGGGTCTGCAACCTCAAACGCGCGGAATAGCGTTCCTCATCGGACAATTTTGCATTGTCGATCAGGGCGACCAACTCAGCTCGCCTGGCAGCGTATTTCTTTACGGTCGCGCGGCGTTTGTGCTCGCGATTGATCACTGCGGTTTTCGCCATCTAGGAAGCTCCAGACAAAGTGTGCGAACGTCGTTGATTACCAAATGGGCTCCCATGTCATCTCGCGATAGCTTCAATTTCTGAACGGGAACTTGAACGACGCGAGTAGCGCGCGCGCTTCTTCGTCATTCTTGGCGCTGGTTGTGATACTGATGTTCATGCCGCGCAAGGCGTCGATCTTGTCGTATTCGATTTCGGGAAAAATGATTTGCTCTTTGACGCCCATGTTGAAATTGCCACGTCCATCGAACGATTTGCCGGAAATCCCGCGGAAATCGCGGATGCGCGGAATGGCGACCGAGATGAGCCGATCAAGAAACTCGTACATCTGACTATGGCGCAGCGTGACCATGCAGCCGATCGGATAGCCGGTCCGAATCTTGAAGCCGGCAATCGACTTTTTCGATTTTGTGATCACCGGCTTCTGACCGGCGATCTTCTGCATATCGCCGACCGCGTTATCCAGAATCTTCTTGTCGGCGACGGCCTCGCCGACACCCATGTTGAGCGTGATTTTCTTGAGGCGAGGTACTTCCATGACGGACTTGTAACCGAACCGTTCGGTCAATTCCTTGACGACATTTTCCCGGTAGTAATTTTGCAGGCGCGACATTTCGATTCCTATACGTCTATGACTTCACCGTTGGAGCGGAACACGCGGACCCTGCGCCCATCCTCCAAAGTCTTGATGCCAACGCGGTCGGCTTTCTGGGTCGCCGGATTGTAGAGTGCGACATTCGATATGTGGATCGGCATTTCCTGATCGACGATGCCGGCCGTAACACCCTTCATCGGATTCGGCTTCTGATGCTTTTTGACCCGGTTCGCACCCTCGACCAGCACGCGTTCGGCTTCCGCCATCACGCGCAGTACCGTGCCGCGTTTGCCCTTGTCTTTGCCGGCGACGAGGATCACGTCATCGCCCTTTTTAATCTTGCGCATCGTTTTTCCTTCAGAGCACTTCAGGCGCGAGCGACACGATTTTCATAAAACGCTCGGTACGCAATTCGCGCGTTACCGGACCGAAAATCCGCGTGCCGATCGGTTCCAGCTTCGCATTCAGCAAAACCGCGGCGTTGCCGTCGAATTTGACCAGGGATCCGTCCGGACGGCGCACGCCTTTCGCGGTTCGTACAACCACGGCATGGTAAATCTCGCCTTTTTTGACCCGGCCGCGAGGCGCTGCATCCTTCACGCTGACCTTGATCACGTCGCCTATCCCGGCATAGCGCCGCTTCGACCCGCCCAACACTTTTATACACATTACGGAACGCGCGCCGGTGTTGTCGGCAACATCCAGGGTCGACTGCATCTGTATCATTTCAGAACCTCGTCACTTTACTTTCGGCACGCCTGTCGCTACCGCCACGCCACGCTGAAGAGGCGATTGCAGGACGATCGCGCGTGCAGGCTTTGCATCAGATCAGCCGCGCTTTTTCGATCAACTTCGCAACCCGCCATGTCTTTGTTTTCGCCAGCGGACGGCATTCTTCGATGACGACCAGGTCTCCTGGGTGGTAATCGTTGTTCTCGTCGTGCGCATGGTATTTCTTCGAGCGGTTGATAACCTTGCCGTATAGCGGATGCTTGACCGTCCGCTGGATTACGACCGTAACCGTCTTGTTCATTTTGTCGCTGACCACGCGGCCGGTCAAAATGCGGCCCTTAGCTGTCGTTTCGTTCATGCCTGCGCCTTTTGATGCATAACGGTACGGGTACGCGCGATATCGCGGCGAACCTTGCGCAACTCGCTATTTTTCGTCAGTTGTTGTGTCGCGATCTGCATGCGCAAGCTGAATTGCGCCTTGAGCAGCGCGGTCAGCTCGTTTTGCAATTCGGCGTCACTTTTCGATCTTAAATCACTGGCCTTCATCATTACCCCGCCTCATCACCCTATTTGTCTGACGACGAAGGTCGTCTGTATCGGCAGCTTGGCGGCTGCAAGGCGAAATGCGGCGCGCGCGAGCGTTTCGTCGACACCGTCCATCTCATACAGGACTTTGCCCGGCTGAATTTCGGCAACGTAGTATTCCGGATTGCCTTTGCCATTGCCCATGCGAACTTCGGCTGGTTTCTGCGAAATCGGCTTGTCCGGAAAAATGCGTATCCATATCCGCCCGCCCCGCTTGATATGGCGTGTCATCGCCCGCCGTGCAGCTTCGATCTGACGCGCCGTCAAGCGTCCACGCCCGATCGCTTTCAGACCGAATTCGCCGAAACTGACCTTGTTGCCGCGCGTGGCAATGCCGGTGTTGCGGCCCTTTTGCTCCTTCCGGTATTTTCTTCTAGCTGGTTGCAGCATGCTTCACTCCAGAACGGCGCGGCTTTCTTTCCGGTTCGGGCGCCGCAATGGCCGGCTGTTCGTTCTTGCCCAGCACTTCGCCGCGGAAAACCCAGACCTTGATGCCGATTACGCCATAAGTCGTCTTGGCTTCGGCCGTGCCGTAGTCGATCTCGGCGCGCAGCGTATGCAGCGGCACGCGGCCTTCGCGATACCACTCCCTGCGGGCGATCTCGATGCCATTCAGCCGGCCCGCGCTCATGATCTTGATGCCTTGCGCGCCGAGCCGCATGGCGTTGGTCATCGCGCGCTTCATAGCACGACGGAACATGATGCGCTTTTCGAGCTGGGCGGCGATATTGTCCGCTATCAACTGCGCATCGACTTCCGGCTTTCTGATTTCTTCGATATTGATATGAACCGGAACGCCCATCAGTTTCTGCAGTTGCTGTTTCAAGGACTCGATGTCCTCGCCTTTCTTGCCTATGACCACACCTGGCCGCGCGCTGTATATCGTGATG
This region of Burkholderiales bacterium genomic DNA includes:
- the rpmD gene encoding 50S ribosomal protein L30; amino-acid sequence: MEKSSSKTVKVTLVKSVIGTIESHRACVRGLGLRRLNHTVEIADTPEVRGMINKVRYLVKAEA
- the rpsE gene encoding 30S ribosomal protein S5; the encoded protein is MAKFQQEERSDGLREKMVAINRVTKVVKGGRILGFAALTVVGDGDGGVGMGKGKAREVPVAVQKAMDEARRKMVKVSLKNGTLHHAVIGRHGAASVYMQPASEGTGIIAGGPMRAIFEVMGMHDVLAKCLGSTNPYNVVRATLNGLVAMNTPSDIAAKRGKTIEEITG
- the rplR gene encoding 50S ribosomal protein L18 gives rise to the protein MNKAIGRQRRAAKTRARIAELKALRLSVYRSNNHIYAQVIDGVAAHVLASASSVEADMRSSKGGSIEAAAEVGKRIAERAKQKGVESVAFDRGGFKYHGRVKALAEAAREHGLKF
- the rplF gene encoding 50S ribosomal protein L6; this translates as MSRVANNPVTVPAAVEVTTSASEILVKGPLGVLKQTLGPDVAIEREGDTLRFKVVKESLHAIAMSGTLRALTANMVRGVTEGFVKKLTLVGVGYRAQASGDTLNLSLGFSHPIAYKVPNGIKIETPSQTEIIIKGIDKQRVGQTAAEVRAYRKPEPYKGKGVRYADEVVALKETKKK
- the rpsH gene encoding 30S ribosomal protein S8 — encoded protein: MSMSDPIADMLTRIRNAQQAEKVSVAMPSSRLKSAIAKVLKEEGYIEDFAVRENGAKPTLEIALKYYAGQPVIEKIERISRPGLRIYKTSGEIPRVMNGLGIAVVSTSKGVMTDRMARSQNIGGEILCVVA
- the rpsN gene encoding 30S ribosomal protein S14 encodes the protein MAKTAVINREHKRRATVKKYAARRAELVALIDNAKLSDEERYSARLRLQTLPRNSSPVRLRNRCALTGRPRGVYRRFGLGRNKLRELALNGEVPGVIKASW
- the rplE gene encoding 50S ribosomal protein L5; translated protein: MSRLQNYYRENVVKELTERFGYKSVMEVPRLKKITLNMGVGEAVADKKILDNAVGDMQKIAGQKPVITKSKKSIAGFKIRTGYPIGCMVTLRHSQMYEFLDRLISVAIPRIRDFRGISGKSFDGRGNFNMGVKEQIIFPEIEYDKIDALRGMNISITTSAKNDEEARALLASFKFPFRN
- the rplX gene encoding 50S ribosomal protein L24 is translated as MRKIKKGDDVILVAGKDKGKRGTVLRVMAEAERVLVEGANRVKKHQKPNPMKGVTAGIVDQEMPIHISNVALYNPATQKADRVGIKTLEDGRRVRVFRSNGEVIDV
- the rplN gene encoding 50S ribosomal protein L14, whose protein sequence is MIQMQSTLDVADNTGARSVMCIKVLGGSKRRYAGIGDVIKVSVKDAAPRGRVKKGEIYHAVVVRTAKGVRRPDGSLVKFDGNAAVLLNAKLEPIGTRIFGPVTRELRTERFMKIVSLAPEVL
- the rpsQ gene encoding 30S ribosomal protein S17, whose product is MNETTAKGRILTGRVVSDKMNKTVTVVIQRTVKHPLYGKVINRSKKYHAHDENNDYHPGDLVVIEECRPLAKTKTWRVAKLIEKARLI
- the rpmC gene encoding 50S ribosomal protein L29, whose protein sequence is MKASDLRSKSDAELQNELTALLKAQFSLRMQIATQQLTKNSELRKVRRDIARTRTVMHQKAQA
- the rplP gene encoding 50S ribosomal protein L16, with product MLQPARRKYRKEQKGRNTGIATRGNKVSFGEFGLKAIGRGRLTARQIEAARRAMTRHIKRGGRIWIRIFPDKPISQKPAEVRMGNGKGNPEYYVAEIQPGKVLYEMDGVDETLARAAFRLAAAKLPIQTTFVVRQIG
- the rpsC gene encoding 30S ribosomal protein S3 → MGQKINPTGFRLSVLRNWTSKWYANSRHFAGMLNEDIKVREFLKKKLAHAAVGKVVIERPAKNARITIYSARPGVVIGKKGEDIESLKQQLQKLMGVPVHINIEEIRKPEVDAQLIADNIAAQLEKRIMFRRAMKRAMTNAMRLGAQGIKIMSAGRLNGIEIARREWYREGRVPLHTLRAEIDYGTAEAKTTYGVIGIKVWVFRGEVLGKNEQPAIAAPEPERKPRRSGVKHAATS